One genomic window of Streptomyces sp. NBC_01498 includes the following:
- a CDS encoding MarR family winged helix-turn-helix transcriptional regulator gives MTAMELPEPFPDSLADSLADVLAGVQRMIRRRLRAGPAAPPLRGAQVDLLRLVAARPGIRVSAAARELYLAGNSVSTLVNQLSRRGYLRRDTDPADGRVVRLAPTRAAVSRLAGWEARRSALVREQVARLTEEERAALAAAVPALRSLARNLHEEVEGP, from the coding sequence ATGACTGCGATGGAGCTCCCGGAGCCGTTCCCGGACTCGCTCGCCGACTCGCTGGCCGATGTGCTGGCGGGAGTGCAGCGCATGATCCGGCGGCGGTTGCGGGCCGGGCCGGCGGCCCCGCCCCTGCGCGGCGCGCAGGTCGATCTGCTGCGGCTGGTCGCCGCCCGCCCGGGAATCCGGGTGTCGGCGGCGGCACGGGAGCTGTATCTCGCCGGGAACTCGGTCTCCACCCTGGTCAATCAGCTCAGCCGGCGCGGCTATCTGCGGCGCGACACCGACCCGGCCGACGGCAGGGTCGTCCGGCTCGCACCGACCCGTGCGGCCGTCTCGCGGCTGGCGGGCTGGGAGGCACGGCGCTCCGCGCTGGTGCGCGAGCAGGTGGCCCGGCTGACGGAGGAGGAACGGGCGGCCCTGGCGGCGGCGGTTCCGGCACTGCGCAGCCTCGCCCGGAATCTGCACGAGGAGGTGGAGGGTCCATGA
- a CDS encoding DUF5925 domain-containing protein — MGAMSAKPQDALPIRLNVDDSDSPSDVVDALFLGRFATGEQPHSHSSSIDRVKSGASLLPPGATVLRSARDDDRSATLAEGDGWTLLVSRWNRGADVTVTATTSELAEKIHGQATEDAQDEPEPVPENVTMGFWYVSPRRGPHRTTRQIAAGTWDEVRGNYTAPVADAMDRLMKVTPDDIAGRLLLLHGPPGTGKTSALRTLARSWRDWCQVDCVLDPERLFNDVGYLMDIAIGEDEGSAKGRWRLLLLEDCDELIRGEAKHTAGQALSRLLNLTDGLLGQGRNVLVGVTTNEDLERLHPAVVRPGRCMARIEVGPLSRREAEEWLGREDGDWEGAVGRDGTTLAELFALRRGNGPTSVPGPSKGRDAGLYL; from the coding sequence ATGGGCGCCATGTCAGCCAAGCCTCAGGACGCCCTGCCGATTCGGCTCAACGTCGACGACAGCGACTCGCCGTCGGACGTGGTCGACGCGCTCTTCCTCGGCCGTTTCGCGACGGGCGAGCAGCCGCACTCGCACAGCTCGTCGATCGACCGCGTCAAGTCGGGTGCCTCGCTGCTGCCGCCGGGCGCCACGGTGCTGCGCTCGGCCCGCGACGACGACCGCAGCGCCACCCTCGCCGAGGGCGACGGCTGGACCCTGCTGGTCTCCCGCTGGAACCGGGGCGCCGACGTCACCGTGACCGCCACCACCTCGGAACTCGCGGAGAAGATCCACGGGCAGGCGACGGAGGACGCGCAGGACGAGCCCGAGCCTGTGCCGGAGAACGTGACCATGGGGTTCTGGTACGTGTCGCCGCGCCGGGGTCCGCACCGTACGACCCGGCAGATCGCCGCCGGTACCTGGGACGAGGTCCGGGGCAACTACACGGCGCCGGTCGCCGACGCGATGGACCGGCTGATGAAGGTGACGCCGGACGACATCGCGGGACGGCTGCTCCTGCTGCACGGCCCGCCCGGAACCGGGAAGACGTCCGCGCTGCGGACACTGGCCCGGTCCTGGCGCGACTGGTGCCAGGTCGACTGCGTACTGGACCCGGAGCGGCTGTTCAACGACGTCGGCTATCTGATGGACATCGCGATCGGTGAGGACGAGGGCTCGGCGAAGGGACGCTGGCGACTGCTGCTCCTGGAGGACTGCGACGAACTGATCCGGGGCGAGGCCAAGCACACGGCGGGCCAGGCGCTGTCCCGGCTGCTGAACCTCACCGACGGACTGCTCGGCCAGGGCAGGAACGTCCTGGTGGGGGTGACGACCAACGAGGATCTGGAGCGGCTGCATCCGGCGGTCGTACGGCCCGGCCGCTGCATGGCCCGGATCGAGGTCGGCCCGCTGAGCCGCCGGGAGGCGGAGGAGTGGCTGGGCCGGGAGGACGGCGACTGGGAGGGGGCGGTGGGCCGGGACGGTACGACGCTGGCCGAACTCTTCGCGCTGCGGCGGGGCAACGGCCCGACGTCGGTCCCCGGGCCGTCGAAGGGGCGGGACGCGGGGCTGTATTTGTAG
- a CDS encoding SGNH/GDSL hydrolase family protein has protein sequence MNLSRFAALSSSLLLGAVLAFTGAGQAQAAEAAALDYVALGDSYSSGLGAGSYDSASGSCKRSNVAYPKLWAAANAPSSFAFTACSGARTGDVTGSQLGPVNSGTDLVSITVGGNDAGFADVMLTCVLQSEASCVSRVNQARGYVDSTLPGQLDSVYNAISAKAPAAQVVVIGYPRFYQLNGSCIVGLTEAERSAINGAADHLNTLLAKRAADHGYTYADVTGPFTGHEICSPSSWLHSVSVPNLGESYHPTAQGQSGGYLPAFRSAV, from the coding sequence ATGAACCTGTCCAGATTCGCCGCGCTCTCCTCGTCGCTCCTGCTCGGCGCCGTCCTCGCCTTCACCGGCGCGGGTCAGGCCCAGGCGGCCGAGGCCGCGGCCCTCGACTACGTCGCCCTCGGCGACTCCTACTCCTCCGGTCTCGGCGCCGGCTCCTACGACAGTGCCAGCGGCTCCTGCAAGCGCAGCAACGTCGCCTACCCGAAGCTGTGGGCCGCCGCCAACGCGCCCTCGTCGTTCGCGTTCACCGCCTGCTCGGGCGCGCGTACGGGTGATGTGACCGGCAGTCAGCTCGGTCCGGTGAACTCCGGGACCGACCTCGTCAGCATCACCGTCGGCGGCAACGACGCCGGCTTCGCCGACGTCATGCTCACCTGTGTCCTCCAGTCCGAGGCCAGCTGCGTCTCGCGGGTGAACCAGGCGCGCGGGTACGTCGACTCGACGCTGCCCGGCCAGCTCGACTCCGTGTACAACGCGATCAGCGCCAAGGCCCCGGCCGCCCAGGTCGTCGTCATCGGCTACCCGCGCTTCTACCAGCTCAACGGCTCCTGCATCGTGGGCCTGACGGAGGCCGAGCGCAGCGCCATCAACGGCGCCGCCGACCACCTCAACACGCTGCTCGCCAAGCGTGCCGCCGACCACGGCTACACCTACGCCGATGTCACCGGCCCCTTCACCGGTCACGAGATCTGCTCGCCGTCCTCCTGGCTGCACAGTGTGAGCGTGCCGAACCTCGGGGAGTCCTACCACCCCACCGCCCAGGGCCAGTCGGGTGGTTATCTGCCGGCCTTCCGCTCGGCCGTCTGA
- a CDS encoding polysaccharide deacetylase family protein, whose translation MYHAVGHRPAPAVRALSVSPDAFAEQMALLGERGFTPLTTARLAAGWRGGGPLPARPVLITFDDGYEGVHRYALPVLARHGFAATLFVATGWLRGPYDRGGALDTMLDWDQVRQLAYAGVEIGGHSHTHPQLDQLGDSRLRHEAARCREIVADELGGAPASFAYPYGYSTRRVRRAVREAGFAQSLAVGNALARRSQGPYALERVTVRRSTGIGEFGRLMEGRALGRIFAADRALTKAYAVVRGARRGVRTLRG comes from the coding sequence ATGTACCACGCGGTCGGGCACCGTCCGGCCCCGGCGGTGCGCGCCCTGTCCGTGTCGCCCGACGCGTTCGCCGAGCAGATGGCCCTGCTCGGCGAACGCGGGTTCACGCCGCTGACGACGGCGCGGCTGGCGGCCGGCTGGCGGGGCGGGGGGCCGCTGCCGGCCCGGCCGGTGCTGATCACGTTCGACGACGGGTACGAGGGGGTGCACCGGTACGCGCTGCCGGTGCTCGCCCGGCACGGTTTCGCGGCCACCCTGTTCGTCGCCACCGGGTGGCTGCGCGGCCCGTACGACCGGGGCGGTGCCCTCGACACCATGCTCGACTGGGACCAGGTACGCCAACTCGCCTACGCGGGCGTGGAGATCGGCGGCCACAGCCATACGCATCCGCAGCTCGACCAGCTCGGCGACAGCCGTCTGCGGCACGAGGCGGCGCGCTGCCGGGAGATCGTCGCGGACGAACTGGGCGGGGCCCCGGCCTCGTTCGCGTACCCGTACGGCTACTCGACCCGCCGGGTACGGCGCGCGGTCCGGGAGGCCGGGTTCGCGCAGTCGCTGGCCGTGGGCAACGCGCTCGCGCGCCGGAGCCAGGGACCGTACGCGCTGGAGCGGGTCACGGTGCGGCGCTCCACGGGCATCGGGGAGTTCGGGCGGCTGATGGAGGGCCGGGCCCTGGGCCGGATCTTCGCCGCCGACCGGGCGCTGACGAAGGCGTACGCCGTGGTCCGCGGGGCCCGCCGGGGGGTGCGGACGCTCCGGGGCTGA
- a CDS encoding glycosyltransferase family 2 protein produces the protein MPFSGDGDRELRDDALDRAPGRYRPVSSHLAIAPPVSVVIPAMNEAENLPYVFKSLPDWIHEVVLVDGDSTDGTIRVARELWPDVKVVEQRGKGKGDALISGFAACTGDIIVMVDADGSADGQEIVSYVSALVSGADFAKGSRFANGGGTDDMTLIRKLGNHLLCAAVNAKFGARYTDLCYGYNAFWRHCLDRITLDCTGFEVETLMNIRVVKAGLKVQEIPSHEYDRIHGVSNLRAVRDGLRVLGVILREKGVPRAARRRPRAVRTALPLTVRTGLNGPVGQGEVS, from the coding sequence GTGCCGTTCTCCGGTGACGGCGACCGTGAACTCCGCGACGACGCACTCGACCGCGCTCCCGGCCGCTACCGGCCGGTCTCCTCACATCTCGCCATCGCGCCGCCCGTGAGCGTCGTGATCCCCGCCATGAACGAGGCGGAGAACCTGCCGTACGTCTTCAAGTCCCTGCCCGACTGGATTCACGAAGTCGTCCTCGTGGACGGCGACTCCACCGACGGAACGATCCGTGTGGCCCGCGAACTGTGGCCGGACGTCAAGGTCGTCGAACAGCGCGGCAAGGGCAAGGGCGACGCGCTGATCAGCGGCTTCGCCGCCTGCACCGGCGACATCATCGTCATGGTCGACGCGGACGGCTCGGCCGACGGCCAGGAGATCGTCAGCTATGTGTCGGCCCTCGTCTCGGGCGCCGACTTCGCCAAGGGATCCCGCTTCGCCAACGGCGGCGGCACGGACGACATGACACTGATCCGCAAGCTCGGCAACCATCTGCTCTGCGCCGCCGTGAACGCCAAGTTCGGCGCCCGCTACACCGACCTCTGCTACGGCTACAACGCCTTCTGGCGGCACTGCCTGGACCGGATCACGCTCGACTGCACCGGGTTCGAGGTCGAGACCCTGATGAACATACGGGTCGTCAAGGCCGGTCTGAAGGTGCAGGAGATCCCCAGCCACGAGTACGACCGCATCCACGGCGTGAGCAACCTCCGCGCCGTACGGGACGGACTGCGGGTCCTCGGCGTCATCCTCCGTGAGAAGGGCGTCCCGAGGGCGGCGCGCCGGCGGCCCCGCGCGGTCCGGACGGCGCTTCCGCTCACCGTGCGGACCGGTCTGAACGGGCCCGTGGGACAGGGAGAGGTGTCGTGA
- a CDS encoding GNAT family N-acetyltransferase produces the protein MTVIVRDARPEDAGAVVRVRRAAAPYLITTEESVDFTARSANPAAKYRLLVAEDDGEVIGAAHVALLYDSGEPGRARLTPHVRPDRTGRGAGSAILRAGERHLAAEGATTVYAWVDASPASLGFAERRGYTPLRTAHYLGLDLSAARVPEPPPLPAGCALATAADLAGDPRPLFEADAEVTADEPNDTVTELDDYEDWLGHTWNHPSLDRDLSTVVTAGGRVVAFAMAYTDGATRYLSAMTGTVRAHRGRGLAKAAKIHSLRRARAAGFRDAFTNNDAENKPMLAVNAWFGYEPRTSEVRHVRHLI, from the coding sequence ATGACTGTGATCGTCCGTGATGCCCGTCCCGAGGACGCCGGCGCCGTCGTCCGGGTACGGCGAGCCGCCGCGCCGTATCTGATCACCACCGAGGAGTCCGTGGACTTCACGGCGCGGAGCGCCAACCCGGCCGCCAAGTACCGGCTGCTGGTCGCCGAGGACGACGGGGAGGTCATCGGCGCCGCCCATGTGGCGCTCCTCTACGACAGCGGTGAGCCGGGCCGGGCCAGGCTCACCCCGCATGTGCGCCCCGACCGCACCGGCAGGGGCGCCGGGTCCGCGATCCTGAGGGCGGGGGAACGGCATCTGGCCGCCGAGGGCGCGACCACCGTGTACGCCTGGGTGGACGCCTCGCCCGCGTCGCTCGGCTTCGCGGAACGACGGGGGTACACGCCGCTGCGTACCGCGCACTACCTGGGGCTGGATCTGTCGGCGGCCCGGGTGCCGGAGCCCCCGCCGCTCCCGGCGGGCTGCGCGCTCGCGACGGCGGCGGACCTGGCCGGTGATCCCCGGCCGCTGTTCGAGGCCGACGCCGAGGTCACCGCGGACGAACCGAACGACACCGTCACCGAACTCGACGACTACGAGGACTGGCTCGGCCACACCTGGAACCATCCCAGTCTGGACCGCGACCTCAGCACCGTCGTGACGGCCGGGGGCAGGGTCGTGGCCTTCGCGATGGCCTACACCGACGGCGCCACCCGCTATCTGTCGGCCATGACGGGCACGGTGCGCGCCCACCGGGGCCGGGGTCTGGCCAAGGCCGCGAAGATCCACTCCCTGCGCCGGGCCCGCGCCGCCGGTTTCAGGGACGCCTTCACCAACAACGACGCGGAGAACAAGCCGATGCTGGCGGTCAACGCCTGGTTCGGCTACGAACCGCGCACGTCGGAGGTCCGCCATGTCCGCCACCTCATCTGA
- a CDS encoding GntR family transcriptional regulator, giving the protein MTAFAPDSLVLNRKLPLWYQVSQSLRASILGRRPHDPLRLPTEEQLAGHYGVSVLTMRQALKELEEEGLISRHRRRGTFIEPGARRGAPRRLLGSVDAVVAQQSGERTTVIGHGRMPVPGELAEYFPDLAEVAVFRRLRLDGESGEPTNWAENALRPEIAEDLDPGDLERWPMTKVLRDVLGVRIGRITDTVEATLADPATADLLRVPLLSPILHYTGVTYDADGRVVDVARIRYRGDRFSFSVTMETD; this is encoded by the coding sequence GTGACCGCCTTCGCACCCGATTCACTGGTCCTCAACCGCAAACTGCCGCTCTGGTACCAGGTCTCGCAGTCGCTGCGTGCCTCCATACTCGGCCGGCGTCCGCACGACCCGCTGCGCCTGCCCACCGAGGAGCAGCTGGCCGGGCACTACGGCGTCAGCGTGCTGACGATGCGTCAGGCGCTCAAGGAGCTGGAGGAGGAGGGCCTGATCAGCAGGCACCGGCGGCGCGGCACGTTCATCGAGCCGGGCGCGCGGCGCGGCGCGCCCCGCCGGCTGCTCGGGTCCGTGGACGCGGTGGTGGCCCAGCAGTCGGGCGAGCGGACGACGGTCATCGGCCACGGCCGGATGCCGGTGCCCGGCGAACTGGCCGAATACTTCCCGGACTTGGCGGAGGTCGCCGTCTTCAGGCGGCTGCGCCTCGACGGCGAGAGCGGCGAGCCGACCAACTGGGCGGAGAACGCGCTGCGTCCGGAGATCGCCGAGGATCTCGATCCCGGGGATCTGGAGCGCTGGCCGATGACGAAGGTGCTGCGCGACGTCCTGGGGGTGCGGATCGGCCGGATCACGGACACGGTGGAGGCCACCCTCGCCGACCCGGCCACGGCCGACCTGCTGCGGGTGCCGCTGCTCAGCCCGATCCTGCACTACACGGGTGTCACCTACGACGCGGACGGCCGGGTCGTGGACGTGGCCAGAATTCGCTACCGGGGCGACCGTTTCTCCTTCTCGGTGACGATGGAGACGGACTGA
- a CDS encoding glycosyltransferase family 2 protein, with product MIDRHLHRSFSVVVCAYTEERWEDILAAVASVRDQSMPATETLLVVDHNEALLERLRARYASSPSADGGEIRVMPNAGPRGLSAGRNTGIAAARGEFVAFLDDDAVAERDWLRYLAAGYGDPRVMAVGGRTLPAWPSGGRPVWFPEEFDWVVGCTYRGLAPGRVRVRNVLGGNASFRRTAFEAAGGFATGIGRDGGKRPLGCEETELCIRLSGALPHAVLLIDDRAVIHHRVPPARTRFGYFRTRAYAEGLSKALVARSVGAGKGLESERRYVTRVLPAGVARGLRDAVRGRERGGAGRAGAIVAGVLTTTAGYLVGGVRARRGPVTFSSGPVVPVPAPGAGAATAAPAGARESPRGAAV from the coding sequence GTGATCGACCGTCACCTGCACCGCTCGTTCTCGGTGGTCGTGTGCGCGTACACGGAGGAACGCTGGGAGGACATCCTCGCCGCTGTCGCCTCCGTACGGGACCAGTCGATGCCGGCCACCGAGACACTGCTCGTGGTCGACCACAACGAGGCGCTGCTGGAACGGCTCCGCGCCCGGTACGCCTCCTCGCCCTCCGCCGACGGCGGCGAGATACGGGTGATGCCCAACGCGGGTCCGCGCGGGCTGTCCGCCGGGCGCAACACCGGAATCGCCGCCGCGCGCGGGGAGTTCGTGGCCTTCCTGGACGACGACGCCGTCGCCGAACGGGACTGGCTGCGGTATCTCGCGGCGGGGTACGGCGATCCCCGGGTGATGGCCGTCGGCGGCAGGACGCTGCCCGCCTGGCCGTCCGGGGGGCGGCCGGTCTGGTTCCCCGAGGAGTTCGACTGGGTCGTGGGCTGCACCTACCGGGGGCTGGCGCCGGGCAGGGTGCGGGTCCGCAACGTCCTCGGCGGCAACGCCTCGTTCCGGCGCACCGCGTTCGAGGCGGCCGGGGGCTTCGCGACCGGCATCGGCCGCGACGGCGGCAAGCGCCCGCTCGGGTGCGAGGAGACCGAGCTGTGCATCAGACTCAGCGGGGCGCTGCCGCACGCGGTGCTGCTGATCGACGACCGTGCGGTGATCCACCACAGGGTGCCCCCGGCGCGTACGCGGTTCGGGTACTTCCGTACCCGCGCCTACGCCGAGGGGCTCTCCAAGGCCCTGGTCGCCCGAAGTGTCGGCGCGGGCAAGGGACTTGAGTCCGAACGGCGTTACGTCACCCGGGTACTGCCCGCCGGGGTGGCACGCGGGCTGCGGGACGCGGTGCGCGGACGGGAACGGGGGGGCGCGGGGCGGGCCGGGGCGATCGTGGCCGGGGTGCTGACGACGACGGCCGGCTATCTGGTGGGCGGGGTCCGGGCGCGGCGCGGTCCGGTCACGTTCTCGTCCGGGCCGGTGGTGCCCGTACCGGCGCCGGGGGCGGGGGCGGCGACCGCCGCGCCGGCCGGGGCGCGGGAGAGCCCGCGGGGTGCCGCCGTATGA
- a CDS encoding type ISP restriction/modification enzyme, which yields MTAPLLGDLMPWSVAPLRLGRGWISAPDAASLTARWDTLIRATGAEREALFRPTRSRTPRSAVAALPGQPTGTGRFAREAGRCPPPVRIGHGPFDERYLIPDHRLIDAARPELWRVADEYQLFAVEQGFVPGAAGPALLVGALLPDGRSPAGRPGRIRPLFRRPGGAEPNLTPGLAPLLSARLGHGITPRGLLDWAVAVARPSARGCVVPLTADPDLWATGAELGALLTGVQLRGAHGGERPRLPGGRRPYVRAAPPGWPTTIRYDSEDETLHLGDGRISPVPAGAWDFQVGGVRMIETWFERRAGRPEPGTLEAIGPRLWPREWTSELLELITVLALLAGLRPRQRELGRALDEGPQIGAEELRAAGALPVPGWARRPASVLDHHEEGPDGQFALL from the coding sequence ATGACGGCCCCGCTGCTGGGCGATCTCATGCCGTGGTCGGTGGCACCGCTGCGGCTGGGCCGTGGCTGGATCTCGGCCCCCGACGCGGCCTCGCTCACCGCACGCTGGGACACCCTGATACGGGCCACCGGCGCGGAACGCGAGGCGCTGTTCCGGCCGACCCGGTCCCGTACGCCGAGGAGCGCGGTCGCCGCGCTGCCGGGGCAGCCCACCGGCACGGGACGGTTCGCGCGCGAGGCCGGGCGGTGCCCGCCGCCGGTGCGGATCGGGCACGGTCCGTTCGACGAGCGGTATCTGATCCCCGACCACCGGCTGATCGACGCGGCCCGGCCGGAGTTGTGGCGGGTGGCGGACGAGTACCAACTCTTCGCCGTGGAGCAGGGGTTCGTCCCCGGGGCGGCCGGTCCGGCGCTGCTGGTGGGAGCCCTGCTGCCGGACGGCCGTTCCCCCGCCGGGCGGCCCGGCCGTATCCGGCCGCTCTTCCGCAGGCCGGGCGGCGCCGAACCCAATCTCACCCCCGGTCTGGCCCCGCTGCTCTCGGCGCGCCTCGGCCACGGGATCACCCCGCGCGGGCTGCTGGACTGGGCCGTGGCGGTGGCCCGGCCGTCGGCGCGCGGCTGTGTGGTGCCGTTGACCGCCGACCCGGACCTCTGGGCCACCGGTGCGGAACTCGGCGCGCTGCTGACCGGCGTCCAGTTGCGCGGCGCGCACGGCGGGGAACGCCCTCGCCTGCCGGGTGGGCGCCGCCCGTACGTCCGCGCGGCGCCGCCGGGGTGGCCCACCACGATCCGTTACGACTCCGAGGACGAGACGCTCCATCTCGGTGACGGCCGGATCTCCCCCGTGCCGGCCGGGGCGTGGGACTTCCAGGTCGGCGGCGTACGGATGATCGAGACCTGGTTCGAGCGGCGCGCCGGGCGGCCGGAGCCGGGCACCCTGGAGGCGATCGGGCCGCGTCTCTGGCCGCGCGAGTGGACCTCGGAGCTGCTGGAGCTGATCACCGTACTGGCGCTGCTCGCCGGACTGCGGCCCCGGCAGCGGGAGTTGGGCCGGGCGCTGGACGAGGGGCCGCAGATCGGGGCCGAGGAGCTGCGGGCGGCGGGCGCGTTGCCGGTGCCCGGCTGGGCGCGGCGGCCCGCCTCCGTGCTGGATCATCACGAGGAGGGCCCGGACGGGCAGTTCGCGCTGCTCTGA
- a CDS encoding ABC transporter ATP-binding protein, giving the protein MTDRPDRTGRNGRGDRTDRPGGAVPAGTGTGPDGGDASGEDGEDAVTCRGLNYSFGETKAVDNLDLSVRAGEIFGLLGPNGAGKTTAIRCVTTLLPVPTGMVKVFGHDAAKDKMAVRRLLGYVPQQLSADAAMTGRENVTMFARVFDVPRRERAARVAQALEIVDLTHAADRMAQTYSGGMIRRLELAQALVSAPRLLMLDEPTIGLDPIARSSVWEHINAVREATGMTVLVTTHYMDEAEQYCDRVALMHRGRIHALGTPQELRAGLRDRRREAALAAAREADTLNPGAPTHAPAEVDATLEDVFREVAGQGLDEEGGDYGNVRSTRRTASRLG; this is encoded by the coding sequence ATGACCGATCGACCCGACCGGACCGGCCGAAACGGCCGAGGTGACCGAACCGACCGACCCGGGGGCGCCGTTCCCGCGGGCACCGGCACCGGTCCGGACGGTGGCGACGCGTCCGGAGAGGACGGCGAGGACGCGGTGACCTGCCGCGGGCTGAACTACTCGTTCGGTGAGACCAAGGCGGTCGACAACCTCGACCTGTCCGTCCGCGCGGGCGAGATCTTCGGGCTGCTGGGCCCCAACGGCGCCGGCAAGACCACCGCGATCCGCTGCGTCACCACCCTGCTGCCGGTCCCCACCGGCATGGTGAAGGTGTTCGGGCACGACGCAGCGAAGGACAAGATGGCGGTACGGCGGCTGCTCGGCTACGTCCCCCAGCAACTGTCCGCCGACGCGGCGATGACGGGCCGGGAGAACGTGACGATGTTCGCCCGCGTCTTCGACGTCCCACGCCGTGAGCGCGCCGCCCGCGTGGCCCAGGCCCTGGAGATCGTCGATCTCACCCACGCGGCCGACCGGATGGCGCAGACGTACTCCGGCGGCATGATCCGCCGGCTGGAACTCGCGCAGGCCCTGGTCAGCGCGCCCCGGCTGCTGATGCTGGACGAGCCGACGATCGGTCTCGACCCGATCGCCCGGAGCAGCGTGTGGGAGCACATCAACGCGGTGCGCGAAGCCACCGGCATGACCGTGCTGGTGACCACGCACTACATGGACGAGGCCGAGCAGTACTGCGACCGGGTCGCGCTGATGCACCGGGGCCGGATCCACGCGCTCGGCACGCCCCAGGAGTTGCGGGCGGGGCTGCGCGACCGGCGGCGCGAAGCGGCGCTGGCCGCGGCACGGGAGGCGGACACACTGAACCCCGGTGCCCCCACCCACGCCCCCGCCGAGGTCGACGCCACGCTGGAGGACGTCTTCCGCGAGGTGGCCGGCCAGGGTCTGGACGAGGAAGGAGGTGACTACGGCAATGTCAGAAGCACCCGGCGGACGGCCTCCCGGCTCGGTTGA
- a CDS encoding ABC transporter permease, with translation MSEAPGGRPPGSVETVDPERFPLLLVPPRPRKGWRVLPARVMAMCVVELQKLRHDRTELYTRAIQPALWLLIFGETFTHIRAIPTTGNIPYIDFLAPGIIAQSAMFIAIFYGIMIIWERDAGILTKLLVTPTPRSALISGKAFASGVKALIQAAVVIVIAAALGVGLTWNPLKLLGVAVVVILGSAFFSCLSITIAGIVLTRDRLMGIGQAITMPLFFASNALYPVAIMPGWLQVISKINPLSYQVDALRGLLLGSPSHLLLDFGVLLFAAVLGITAASSLLGRLAR, from the coding sequence ATGTCAGAAGCACCCGGCGGACGGCCTCCCGGCTCGGTTGAGACCGTCGATCCCGAACGGTTCCCCCTGCTGCTCGTACCGCCGCGGCCCCGCAAGGGCTGGCGGGTCCTGCCCGCCAGGGTCATGGCCATGTGCGTGGTCGAACTCCAGAAGCTGCGGCACGACCGTACGGAGCTGTACACGCGGGCCATCCAGCCCGCCCTCTGGCTGCTGATCTTCGGCGAGACCTTCACCCATATCCGGGCGATCCCGACGACCGGCAACATCCCCTACATCGACTTCCTGGCGCCCGGCATCATCGCCCAGTCCGCCATGTTCATCGCGATCTTCTACGGCATCATGATCATCTGGGAGCGGGACGCGGGCATCCTGACCAAGCTCCTGGTCACTCCCACCCCGAGATCCGCGCTGATCAGCGGCAAGGCGTTCGCCTCCGGGGTGAAGGCGCTGATCCAGGCGGCCGTGGTGATCGTCATCGCCGCCGCGCTCGGGGTGGGACTGACCTGGAACCCGCTGAAACTGCTCGGGGTCGCCGTCGTGGTGATCCTCGGCTCGGCGTTCTTCTCGTGTCTGTCGATCACGATCGCGGGCATCGTCCTGACGCGTGACCGGCTGATGGGTATCGGCCAGGCCATCACCATGCCGCTCTTCTTCGCGTCGAACGCCCTCTACCCGGTGGCGATCATGCCCGGCTGGCTCCAGGTGATCAGCAAGATCAACCCGCTCAGCTATCAGGTCGACGCCCTGCGCGGTCTGTTGCTCGGCTCGCCGTCCCATCTGCTGCTCGACTTCGGGGTGCTGCTCTTCGCGGCGGTCCTGGGCATCACGGCGGCGTCGTCGCTGCTCGGCCGGCTGGCGAGATGA
- a CDS encoding GntR family transcriptional regulator, giving the protein MTLRITIDDDASTAPYEQLRHRISELARSGALPVGHRLPTVRGFAEELGLAANTVAKAYRALESDGVIETRGRNGTFIAAAGDAADHRAALAAQEYAERAKRLGLARAQALSLVEDALRAAYSR; this is encoded by the coding sequence GTGACCCTGAGAATCACCATCGACGACGACGCGTCCACCGCGCCGTACGAGCAACTGCGCCACCGCATCTCCGAACTGGCGCGCTCGGGCGCGCTGCCCGTGGGGCACCGGCTTCCGACGGTACGGGGCTTCGCCGAGGAGCTCGGCCTCGCGGCGAACACCGTCGCCAAGGCGTACCGGGCGCTGGAGTCGGACGGCGTGATCGAGACACGCGGCAGGAACGGGACGTTCATCGCGGCGGCCGGTGACGCGGCGGACCACCGGGCGGCCCTCGCGGCGCAGGAGTACGCGGAGCGGGCGAAACGGCTGGGCCTGGCCCGCGCACAGGCCCTGTCGCTGGTCGAGGACGCGCTACGGGCGGCGTACTCGCGATGA